The proteins below are encoded in one region of Xenopus laevis strain J_2021 chromosome 8L, Xenopus_laevis_v10.1, whole genome shotgun sequence:
- the LOC108699334 gene encoding cathepsin S: MGPSTIFLLSLFSLLIPAQSAPDPTLDSNWQLWVKTHQKTYKDAEEEGARRIIWEEKLKYITVHNLEYSLGLHTYEVGMNHLGDMTGEEVAATMTGYTGSDLSLANVIQVPKELLKAQPPASMDWRTQECVTPVKCQGSCKSCYAFSTVGALECQWKLKTGRLLTFSSQELVDCSDPEGNVGCYGGRLNSSFTYMKENGLMEETAYPYTERKAQCKRIKPSNSGKVKNFYKITTGNENHLRIIVGTVGPVSVAIYANHTGFHDYKSGVYYDPYCTTKQDHAVLVVGYGTEKGMDYWLVKNSWGCSWGEDGYIKMARNHCGIAQDAIYPSV, encoded by the exons ATGGGACCATCCACCATATTCCTATTGTCTCTGTTTTCCCTATTGATCCCGGCTCAGTCAGCCCCTGATCCCACCCTGGACTCTAACTGGCAGCTGTGGGTTAAAACTCACCAGAAGACCTATAAGGATGCG GAAGAGGAAGGTGCAAGACGGATCATCTGGGAGGAGAAACTAAAATATATCACAGTCCATAACTTGGAATATTCCTTGGGACTCCACACTTATGAAGTTGGGATGAACCATCTGGGAGATATG ACAGGTGAGGAGGTTGCTGCCACAATGACAGGTTACACTGGCTCAGACCTTTCATTGGCCAACGTGATCCAGGTACCCAAAGAGTTATTAAAAGCTCAGCCTCCGGCATCAATGGACTGGAGAACCCAAGAGTGTGTCACCCCTGTGAAATGtcag GGATCATGCAAGTCTTGCTACGCTTTCAGTACCGTGGGGGCTCTGGAATGTCAATGGAAACTGAAAACGGGCAGACTGCTCACATTCAGCTCACAGGAACTGGTGGATTGTTCTGACCCTGAAGGGAACGTAGGCTGTTATGGGGGACGTTTAAATTCTTCTTTCACATACATGAAGGAAAATGGGCTTATGGAGGAAACCGCCTACCCATATACAGAAAGG AAAGCACAGTGCAAAAGGATTAAGCCAAGTAATAGTGGGAAAGTAAAGAATTTCTACAAAATAACTACTGGCAATGAAAATCATCTTAGGATTATTGTGGGAACAGTAGGACCTGTGTCTGTTGCCATATACGCCAATCATACAGGGTTCCATGATTACAAGTCAG GTGTTTATTATGATCCATATTGCACCACCAAACAAGACCATGCTGTGCTTGTGGTTGGATATGGTACAGAAAAGGGCATGGACTATTGGTTGGTTAAGAACAG CTGGGGATGCAGCTGGGGAGAGGATGGATACATAAAAATGGCTCGAAATCATTGTGGCATTGCCCAGGATGCTATCTATCCATCTGTGTGA